The genomic stretch TTGAGACTGGTCTAAATTTACTAAATAAGTATCTCCTTTTTTATAATTAGCTCTTAACAACACAGATTCTTGAGCAACTGAATTAAAAGCAATAGACAATACAAATAATAATAACAATTTTTTCATTTTTATCTTTTTAAATTTTAGTTTTATATTGTCACGAAAATACTGTTTTAAAATAAAAAAACGCTCGAAAATTTCGAACGTTTTTTAAATTAAATATCTAAGTAGCTTAAACATCTTGATTTACATCCCAAGCTTCTAATGTTTCTTTCAAAGTTTTAATAAACATTCCTCCTAAAGCACCATTTACAACTCTGTGATCATAAGAATGAGAAACAAACATTTTTTGTCTGATTCCAATAAAATCACCTTCTGGAGTTTCTATTACTGCAGGCACTTTTCTAATAGCACCTAAAGCTAAAATTGCAACTTGTGGCTGATTGATAATTGGAGTCCCCATAACAGAACCAAAACTACCAACATTAGTAACTGTATAAGTTCCTCCCTGGATTTCGTCTGGTTTTAATTGATTATTTCTTGCTCTAACAGCTAAATCGTTTACCGACTTTGTCATACCAACTAAATTTAGTTGATCTGCATTTTTAATAACAGGCACAATTAAATTACCATCTGGTAAAGCAGCAGCCATACCTAAATTAATATTTTTCTTTTTGATGATAGTATCGCCGTTTAAAGCAATATTTATTAAAGGATATTTTTTTATTGTAGAAGCTACAGCATGCATTAAAATCGGCGTAAAAGTTAACTTTTCTCCTTCACGTTTAAAGAAGGCATCTTTAACTTTAGATCTCCATTTTACAATATTTGTAACATCGATTTCTATAAAAGATTGCACGTGTGCAGATGTCTGTACAGAATCTACCATATGTTTAGCAATCAATTTACCCATTCTGCTCATCTCTATCACCTCATCTTCTCCGTTTACAGAAACTGGTGCTGCTTTTGCTACAGTTTTTTCAACATTCTTAGCAGGCTGAACAGCTTTACTTGTTGTTTTAGGTGAATTGTTTCTGTTTTCTAAAAACGATAAAATATCCTCTTTGGTAACTCGCCCGTCTTTTCCAGAACCAGAAATAAGTTCTAATTCTTCCATAGAAACATTTTCTTTCTGAGCAATATTTCTAACTAACGGAGAATAAAATTTACCAGATTCTGAATTTTTAGAAATAGGTGTAGCCTTAATTTCTGCAGCCTTCTCTATTGTTTGCTCAACAGCAGCTACTTCGGTCGTTTTTTCTTCAGAAACTTCTTTAGTTGTTTCTGTTTTTACTTCTCCTGCATCTTCACCTTCTGTTTCTATAACAGCAATTACATCACCTACAGCAACTACGTCATCTTTTTGAAATAAAATTTCGATTAAAGTTCCTTCAACTTCACTAGGTACTTCAGAATCTACTTTATCCGTAGCAATTTCTACAACTGCTTCGTCTAATTCTACTGTATCTCCTACTTCTTTTAACCAAGAAGTTATTGTTGCTTCTGCAACACTTTCCCCCATTTTAGGTAATTTCAATTCAAATCTTGCCATTTCTATCTGATTTTAGAGATTGCAAAAGTACTAAATTTCATTCATTTTACATCAAAAAAATTAGTCCAAAATTAATTTTACAACGAAGTCTCATTTACATTATTCATAATTTTAAAATAATAAAGCCAATAATTTTATATAATTTTTATTTTTTAGCCTAAAATTTAAATATATCACAATAAATAAATCTACTTAATTCAATCATCATTTTAATTGTACACGTTTATTGACAAAGTAAAAAAATCACTCTTTATCACGCATATTAATAGATTAAAAAATCTATCTATGCAGTTATTTTATTCTTTTAAAAAAATTGAAAAACTAATCGATAAAATAATTATTTATCATTTTTAGCAACTATATTACTTTTGTTTTTAATTTTTGATGCAAAACTATCATTAGCTTCAGCTTCTAGCAAACTATAGGCTTTATTAAGAACATCATCTTTTAGCGTACTTTGTTGTAAAATGTCATATTTAGGTATAAAAGCTTCTCTTACGATACCATTGGCAGTATAAACTTTATCTGTAGAAATTCTATAACCGTATTTATCTTTAGTAAATAAGTAATCTTTTGTTTCTCCAGCTAATTTCATCATTTTAGTACCTAAAATTTTTCCTCTATTTATAGCATCTAAACCAATGGCTACGTCTTGCCCAACACTACCCGTCCATTTTCCTACCAAAACAATAACTGGTTGTTTAAATTGAATTCCTCTAGGATTAACAAATTCTAATCTACTTTTTATAATAGCAGGATTGTTACCATATTTATCTTTTGTAACATTCTTTTTAAAAGGTACTTCAGAATCTATAAACCTGCTTAAAATTGCATTTGCAACGTATGAATTTTTACCGTCTGTGGTATTTCTTAAATCTAAAATTAAACCTTTAGCATTTATATTTGCATTTAACTGATTATCGAAATATCTGATAAAGTTTGCGTGATTTAGCGAATTATTAATTTTAATAACAGTAAAATCATCTTTTTTAAGAACAGAAAGCAATTTTCTTTCTTCTCTAATTTTAATATTATCTACGTTTAAACTTATTTTTCTATCATCAACTAATTTTAAAGTTAAAACCCTAGACTCATTTAATCTACCTGAAATAATTTTATTTGCAATCCACTCTCTTACTTCTGGTATCTTTTTATTAACGCATTGTACAGGAAAATCATCTATAACTTTATTAAATTCTTTGCTATTAAAATTTAAAACTTCTGCCCCAATAATATTTTTTCCAAAATCTTTAATTTGTGAAAACCAAATGTTTTGAACGTAAAACTTATCTTCTTTAAGAACAATGTGTAGGGGCGAATGTAAACGAAAAGAAGATTTAGTTTTAGCGTTTAATTGTAAGTTACTGTCATAAAACTCATTTAATAAATATTCAAAAAAAAGTATTTTTTCTTGATTTGTCTTTACTTTTGATACAATTTCAGCGTATTTTTCTTTAACACAACTAAAATCGGTTTTTTTATCGTTTAAATAAATGTAATCGTTAGACAAATCTTGAATAATCTTTCCAAAATCTTGACTCATTTCATAATTATCAACATAATTATTTTTTTGAGAAAAAGTTAATTGAAAAGTTATTAATAATAAAAGGGATAGCAAATTTTTCATTTTTTCTTTTTTGTGCGAATTATCATAACTCGTAAAAATCACTATAAACGCGAATCTACTTTTTTAAAGTTAAAATTTTCATCTCTACAAAAAGCAAAGCAGCATCAAACTTATTAACAAAATGTTAATAAGTTTGACTAATTGATGTTAATAACTAAAAAACAAAATACAACCTCAAGAAGAAGAGAAAAACCCGCAAAACTAATTAACATATTAACAACTGAATATCAATACATTAAAAACCATTCTCCTTAAGAAAAACAGAAACTATTTTAAAAGTTAATAACGAATAAAGAACCAATACACCATTCACTAAAACCTCCTGAAGACCAAGGTTATTAACAATTTACAAATTAGTCATAAAAAAAAGGTTTTATTTTTTTAGCAAAAAAACAAAACCCTTTAAAAGATATATTACAATAAAGCTTAATCTTATTCGACCCAATTTCTAGGTTTAGCTAAAACGTCTAGCAATTTTGCTTCGTTGGAATTTTCTTCTGGTTGATGATTATATTTCCATTGAACAATTGGCGGTAAACTCATTAGAATACTTTCAATTCTTCCGTTTGTTTTTAGTCCAAATAAAGTTCCTCTGTCGTGAACTAAATTAAACTCTACGTAACGTCCACGCCTTACTTCTTGCCAATCTTTATGACTTTTATCAAATTCAACCTCTTTTCTTCTATTTACGATAGGTACATAACTTTCTAGAAAACTATCTCCTACTTGAGTAACAAAATCAAATCGATCTTTTATAGAGAATGCTTCTGTTTCTTTTAAGTAATCAAAAAACAAACCACCAATTCCGCGGGCTTCGTTTCTGTGAGCATTCCAAAAATACTCATCACATACTTTTTTAAACTTCGGATAAAACTCTGAATTATGAGCATCGCAAGCAGTTTTGCAAACAGAATGAAAGTGTATTGCATCTTCTTCAAACAAATAATAAGGCGTTAAATCTTGTCCGCCACCAAACCATTGCGTTACTATATTACCAGCATCATCGTACATTTCAAAATAGCGCCAATTAGCATGAACCGTAGGCACAAAAGGATTTATAGGATGCAAAACCAAACTTAAACCGCAAGCAAAAAAATTACCTTCTTTTACTTTAAATTGATTTCTTAAAACCTCTGGCAAATCACCGTGAACAGCAGATATATTTACACCTCCTTTTTCAAAAACATTTCCATTTTCTATAACACGTGTTCTTCCTCCTCCGCCTTCTGGCCTTTCCCAAATGTCTTCTTTAAACTTAGTTCCTCCATCAATTACTTCTAATTTAGAAGTAATTGTGTCTTGTAAATTTTCTATGTATTTATAAAACTGATCTTTCATGTGTTTTATTTAAAATAGTAATTGTTTTTGTAGTTGCAGCAGTTACAGATAAAGGCAAAACAATAATGATTCCTATAACAGGAACTAACAGACAAAGCATAAA from Polaribacter marinaquae encodes the following:
- a CDS encoding dihydrolipoamide acetyltransferase family protein, whose amino-acid sequence is MARFELKLPKMGESVAEATITSWLKEVGDTVELDEAVVEIATDKVDSEVPSEVEGTLIEILFQKDDVVAVGDVIAVIETEGEDAGEVKTETTKEVSEEKTTEVAAVEQTIEKAAEIKATPISKNSESGKFYSPLVRNIAQKENVSMEELELISGSGKDGRVTKEDILSFLENRNNSPKTTSKAVQPAKNVEKTVAKAAPVSVNGEDEVIEMSRMGKLIAKHMVDSVQTSAHVQSFIEIDVTNIVKWRSKVKDAFFKREGEKLTFTPILMHAVASTIKKYPLINIALNGDTIIKKKNINLGMAAALPDGNLIVPVIKNADQLNLVGMTKSVNDLAVRARNNQLKPDEIQGGTYTVTNVGSFGSVMGTPIINQPQVAILALGAIRKVPAVIETPEGDFIGIRQKMFVSHSYDHRVVNGALGGMFIKTLKETLEAWDVNQDV
- a CDS encoding S41 family peptidase; amino-acid sequence: MKNLLSLLLLITFQLTFSQKNNYVDNYEMSQDFGKIIQDLSNDYIYLNDKKTDFSCVKEKYAEIVSKVKTNQEKILFFEYLLNEFYDSNLQLNAKTKSSFRLHSPLHIVLKEDKFYVQNIWFSQIKDFGKNIIGAEVLNFNSKEFNKVIDDFPVQCVNKKIPEVREWIANKIISGRLNESRVLTLKLVDDRKISLNVDNIKIREERKLLSVLKKDDFTVIKINNSLNHANFIRYFDNQLNANINAKGLILDLRNTTDGKNSYVANAILSRFIDSEVPFKKNVTKDKYGNNPAIIKSRLEFVNPRGIQFKQPVIVLVGKWTGSVGQDVAIGLDAINRGKILGTKMMKLAGETKDYLFTKDKYGYRISTDKVYTANGIVREAFIPKYDILQQSTLKDDVLNKAYSLLEAEANDSFASKIKNKSNIVAKNDK
- the hemF gene encoding oxygen-dependent coproporphyrinogen oxidase; protein product: MKDQFYKYIENLQDTITSKLEVIDGGTKFKEDIWERPEGGGGRTRVIENGNVFEKGGVNISAVHGDLPEVLRNQFKVKEGNFFACGLSLVLHPINPFVPTVHANWRYFEMYDDAGNIVTQWFGGGQDLTPYYLFEEDAIHFHSVCKTACDAHNSEFYPKFKKVCDEYFWNAHRNEARGIGGLFFDYLKETEAFSIKDRFDFVTQVGDSFLESYVPIVNRRKEVEFDKSHKDWQEVRRGRYVEFNLVHDRGTLFGLKTNGRIESILMSLPPIVQWKYNHQPEENSNEAKLLDVLAKPRNWVE